Proteins encoded together in one bacterium window:
- a CDS encoding ankyrin repeat domain-containing protein — protein MHKILFGSLFFVVALTSTALPAARTPLHEAAAGGSIKQLQSLLTQNPAGVNAKDNNSWTPLHHATYWRRFKCVQELLNAGADVYATNNEGKTAKDIAREEDYENIVALLQSYEGLPDIKEPEVN, from the coding sequence ATGCACAAAATATTATTTGGATCGTTATTTTTCGTTGTAGCCCTCACTTCAACCGCCCTGCCAGCAGCTAGAACACCATTACATGAAGCGGCAGCGGGTGGCAGCATCAAACAATTACAATCGTTGCTCACGCAAAATCCCGCGGGCGTTAACGCAAAAGATAATAACAGCTGGACGCCGCTCCATCACGCCACCTATTGGAGGCGCTTCAAATGCGTTCAAGAGCTTCTAAACGCTGGCGCTGACGTTTATGCAACAAATAACGAAGGCAAAACTGCAAAAGACATCGCACGAGAAGAAGACTACGAAAATATCGTTGCGTTGTTGCAAAGTTACGAAGGCCTTCCAGACATCAAAGAGCCTGAAGTCAACTAA
- a CDS encoding ankyrin repeat domain-containing protein, with protein MINKIIASFSIVLALTSTATPMGFALREAVRKNDAQQLRSLLANNNVDINAQDPRGWTPLHHAAYWDRVECVKVLLNAGADITAINNEGVTAKYLAVEEGNYTIIGLLQDYENTPDIKEPEGL; from the coding sequence ATGATCAACAAAATTATCGCCTCATTTTCAATTGTTCTCGCCCTCACCTCAACCGCCACGCCGATGGGATTTGCACTGCGTGAAGCGGTACGAAAGAACGACGCTCAGCAGCTACGCTCCCTGCTGGCCAATAATAACGTCGACATTAATGCACAAGATCCCCGGGGCTGGACACCGCTCCATCACGCCGCTTATTGGGACCGCGTCGAATGCGTTAAAGTGCTCTTAAACGCTGGGGCTGATATCACAGCAATAAACAATGAGGGTGTAACCGCAAAATACCTTGCAGTAGAAGAAGGCAACTACACCATCATCGGCTTGTTGCAAGATTACGAAAATACCCCAGACATTAAAGAGCCTGAGGGCCTTTAA
- a CDS encoding ankyrin repeat domain-containing protein, whose protein sequence is MINKIIASFSIVLALASTAMPKDYPLHNAAKAGDIEQLHTLLVGNGVDIDAKDDMGYTPLLWAAKDGHLKCIQELLNNGAEVNARGGYGWTPLHSAADNGHTNCVRELLSRGADANIKESNGLTPLHWAAEKGHLDCVKELLQRKADVNAKGKYGDSTPLHFATIRGHLDCIRELLNYRADVNAKDSNGSTPLHYATIIIIWRADYVHGDCIRELLNNNADVNAKDWAGRTPLHFAVMNGDPTCMRELLNHGASLEAKTSEGKTAKDLASAGTLAWLQAYEDAIKRKESGTVTLHDAARNGNVEQLRTLLEQDFTDVNAKDPFGSTPLHDAAYLGRTNCVQELLKHNANVNAKNNSGCTPLHFAARNGHLDCIRELLKHDADVNAKSNLDETPLHWAAQNGHLECVKELLKHNADVNAKDNDSYTPLHNAAINGRINCIEPLLTNGANVKAKIDKGQTPLSFAIKCSRTVCIREFLNDTTNLEEKTIDGQTARELALKFKHQAVADLLQSYEGIPDIKEPVVEE, encoded by the coding sequence ATGATCAATAAAATTATCGCCTCATTTTCAATCGTTCTCGCACTCGCTTCAACCGCCATGCCAAAAGACTACCCGCTGCATAACGCCGCAAAAGCCGGCGATATTGAACAACTGCATACTTTGCTAGTCGGCAATGGTGTCGATATTGATGCAAAAGATGACATGGGCTATACACCACTGCTCTGGGCAGCCAAGGACGGCCACCTCAAATGCATTCAAGAGCTTCTCAACAATGGTGCCGAGGTTAACGCAAGAGGCGGCTACGGCTGGACACCACTTCATTCGGCTGCCGACAACGGCCACACCAACTGCGTTAGAGAACTTTTAAGCAGGGGCGCCGATGCCAATATAAAAGAGAGCAACGGCTTGACACCTCTTCATTGGGCTGCTGAAAAGGGTCACCTCGACTGCGTTAAAGAACTTTTACAACGTAAAGCCGATGTTAACGCAAAGGGTAAATACGGTGATTCCACACCACTTCATTTTGCTACCATACGCGGCCACCTCGACTGCATTAGAGAACTTTTAAACTACCGTGCTGATGTCAATGCAAAAGACAGCAACGGCTCGACGCCTCTTCATTATGCTACCATTATTATCATATGGCGCGCTGACTACGTGCACGGTGACTGCATTAGAGAACTCTTAAACAACAATGCCGATGTCAATGCAAAAGATTGGGCCGGCAGGACACCGCTTCATTTTGCTGTTATGAACGGCGATCCCACATGCATGAGGGAGCTTTTAAATCATGGAGCCAGCCTTGAAGCAAAAACAAGCGAAGGTAAAACCGCAAAAGACCTTGCTAGCGCGGGTACCTTGGCATGGTTGCAAGCTTATGAAGACGCTATAAAAAGGAAAGAGTCGGGGACGGTAACGCTACACGATGCGGCAAGAAATGGCAACGTCGAACAGCTACGCACATTGCTAGAACAAGATTTCACTGATGTTAATGCAAAAGATCCGTTTGGCTCAACGCCTCTGCATGATGCCGCCTACTTGGGCCGCACAAACTGCGTTCAAGAACTTTTGAAACATAATGCCAATGTTAACGCAAAAAATAACAGCGGCTGCACCCCGCTTCATTTTGCTGCCAGAAACGGCCACCTCGACTGCATTAGAGAACTTTTGAAACATGATGCCGATGTCAATGCAAAAAGTAACCTGGACGAAACACCACTTCATTGGGCTGCTCAAAACGGCCACCTCGAATGCGTTAAAGAACTTTTGAAACATAATGCCGATGTCAATGCAAAAGATAATGACAGCTACACACCGCTTCATAATGCAGCCATAAACGGCCGCATTAATTGCATTGAACCACTCTTAACCAATGGCGCCAATGTTAAAGCAAAAATTGACAAGGGCCAGACACCACTATCTTTTGCTATCAAATGTAGCCGCACCGTATGCATTAGAGAATTTTTGAACGATACTACCAACCTTGAAGAAAAAACAATTGATGGCCAAACCGCAAGAGAACTTGCACTAAAATTTAAACACCAAGCCGTCGCCGATTTGTTGCAAAGTTACGAAGGTATTCCGGACATCAAAGAGCCTGTTGTCGAAGAATAA
- a CDS encoding MCE family protein, with protein MRTETRVGLFILAAIGIFLYLSINIRAFRFNKDKYNEYKAYFDDAGGVVSKAVVRIAGVEVGWIDQVNLLSGGKAEFVLRVHKKNKLAKNAYAMINQDGLIGTKNVEIDPGDSRTGILLPGSTLSMPGKTPATVGELLEQFRDIATGIQDITSSFKSAVASRKGEENLRQTLESVAKASNRMADFSETLQRTMQSNENNLNTIVSDFRTTVAHLKTSIPSITNDVHEVAGSFKESGEKAGEAFSNLNETATHAREAFRGAGEVVDKINTGKGVIGKLVNEDETYTDIKKTIRGFKNYVGKTQALMLNIDMHSETMLRHSTSKGYLELKLRPSSDYFYLIQLVGDERGSVSRETQFFTRRDDKGTVLRASELPMSPERKIEWADQVERTVQKKDDVLFGLQVGKRFNKLALRVGLFENTFGAGVDFNVPLYTDKVHWITTFEAFDFRGRNRVETGRPHVKWLNRVFFLNNLYTTFGMDDFVSRYNANPFFGGGLRFGDDDLKYFLSSLPVGGFKRS; from the coding sequence GTGAGAACAGAAACACGTGTTGGATTATTCATTTTAGCCGCCATTGGTATCTTTTTATATTTAAGTATTAATATTAGAGCCTTCCGCTTTAATAAAGATAAATATAATGAGTACAAGGCATATTTTGATGATGCTGGTGGTGTTGTATCAAAAGCGGTTGTTAGAATTGCAGGGGTTGAAGTTGGTTGGATTGACCAAGTAAACTTGCTGTCTGGTGGTAAAGCTGAGTTTGTGCTTCGTGTTCATAAGAAAAATAAATTAGCAAAAAATGCTTATGCTATGATCAACCAAGATGGATTGATTGGTACTAAAAATGTTGAAATCGATCCGGGAGATTCTCGGACGGGGATCTTGCTGCCGGGCAGTACACTTTCTATGCCGGGCAAAACGCCGGCTACCGTTGGCGAGCTTCTTGAGCAGTTTCGTGATATTGCAACTGGTATTCAAGATATTACGTCTTCGTTTAAGAGCGCGGTTGCTTCTCGAAAAGGTGAGGAAAATTTGCGTCAGACGCTTGAATCTGTTGCCAAAGCTTCCAATCGTATGGCTGATTTTTCTGAGACTTTGCAGCGCACAATGCAAAGTAATGAAAATAATTTGAATACGATTGTTTCAGATTTTCGCACTACAGTTGCTCATTTAAAAACGAGCATTCCTTCAATTACGAATGATGTGCACGAAGTTGCTGGTTCGTTTAAAGAATCTGGCGAGAAAGCTGGCGAGGCCTTTAGCAATTTGAATGAGACTGCCACGCATGCGCGTGAAGCATTTCGTGGAGCAGGTGAAGTTGTCGACAAAATTAATACAGGCAAAGGCGTTATTGGTAAATTGGTTAACGAAGATGAAACGTATACTGACATCAAGAAAACCATTCGTGGCTTTAAAAATTATGTGGGTAAGACGCAAGCACTGATGCTCAATATTGATATGCACTCAGAAACAATGCTGCGTCATAGTACTTCAAAAGGTTATTTAGAGCTTAAGCTCAGACCTAGTTCAGATTATTTCTATCTTATTCAGTTGGTTGGCGATGAGCGCGGCAGTGTTTCGCGTGAGACACAGTTCTTTACGCGTCGCGACGATAAAGGTACCGTCCTGCGTGCTAGTGAGTTGCCAATGTCACCAGAACGCAAAATTGAGTGGGCAGATCAAGTTGAGCGTACGGTACAGAAAAAAGATGACGTGCTGTTCGGTCTGCAGGTTGGTAAGCGCTTTAACAAGCTTGCATTGCGCGTTGGGCTCTTTGAAAACACGTTTGGTGCCGGTGTTGACTTCAACGTTCCGCTGTATACCGATAAAGTTCATTGGATTACCACGTTTGAAGCGTTTGATTTTAGAGGTAGAAATCGTGTTGAGACTGGTCGTCCGCATGTTAAATGGCTCAACCGTGTGTTCTTCCTAAATAATTTGTACACGACATTTGGGATGGATGACTTTGTGAGTCGCTATAATGCAAATCCATTCTTTGGTGGTGGCTTGCGCTTTGGTGATGATGATTTAAAATATTTCTTGTCGTCCCTGCCGGTTGGTGGCTTTAAACGTAGTTAG